A single genomic interval of Arachis duranensis cultivar V14167 chromosome 7, aradu.V14167.gnm2.J7QH, whole genome shotgun sequence harbors:
- the LOC107496883 gene encoding uncharacterized protein LOC107496883 isoform X2 encodes MMKGLLWLNVVEKYLLLTWTTVEKFFRVANGEGLPLAVKELGICDLYPQVNFIEDEGPILVKGGKEIIPNVIKTVQVARQRGILIVWWLNIIREDQEEAA; translated from the exons ATGATGAAGGGACTATTATGGTTAAACGTGGTCGAGAAGTACCTGTTGCTAACATGGACAACAGTGGAAAAATTTTTTAGG GTTGCTAATGGAGAAGGGTTACCCTTGGCTGTTAAGGAGTTGGGCATTTGTGATCTCTACCCACAAGTTA ATTTTATAGAAGATGAGGGTCCTATACTTGTAAAAGGAGGGAAAGAAATTATCCCAAATGTGATCAAAACTGTGCAAGTTGCCAGGCAACGTGGAATTCTCATAGTTTGG TGGTTGAATATTATTAGAGAAGACCAAGAGGAAGCTGCTTGA
- the LOC107496883 gene encoding uncharacterized protein LOC107496883 isoform X1, with the protein MMKGLLWLNVVEKYLLLTWTTVEKFFRVANGEGLPLAVKELGICDLYPQVNFIEDEGPILVKGGKEIIPNVIKTVQVARQRGILIVWRRPRGSCLNYRKSWKLRN; encoded by the exons ATGATGAAGGGACTATTATGGTTAAACGTGGTCGAGAAGTACCTGTTGCTAACATGGACAACAGTGGAAAAATTTTTTAGG GTTGCTAATGGAGAAGGGTTACCCTTGGCTGTTAAGGAGTTGGGCATTTGTGATCTCTACCCACAAGTTA ATTTTATAGAAGATGAGGGTCCTATACTTGTAAAAGGAGGGAAAGAAATTATCCCAAATGTGATCAAAACTGTGCAAGTTGCCAGGCAACGTGGAATTCTCATAGTTTGG AGAAGACCAAGAGGAAGCTGCTTGAACTACAGGAAGAGTTGGAAGCTGAGAAATTGA